TTCAATGATTTCTTTTGTGGTGCGCACAGCCGAATATATCTGATCATATGCACACCCTTCAATTGATAACGGCTGAGTAGCTAACATATCTCTATCTGCAATTCCAGAGGTCTTATAGCGAAAGACTTTAATAGCGGATCTTTTAGGTAAAGTAATTTGCGGCTCTTCAGCAAACAAAAGAATTCCTGCAACAGTTGGTACATTTTCTTTACAAAGCTTTTGCTTTTGAATCCATGTGTGTTTTTCTACATTAGGAATTATAGCCGACATGAAATCCGCAAATATTTTAGATTCTGTTAAATCAGTAATGGATGATTCTGCTACCGGTTCGTTTTCAAATTGAACAATACCTTTATCTAATTCAAGGCGGCGTAGTTTTTCTGGTGTGTCAACAGGAAGCTTCTGCGCACCCCTGCGAATATACGGTATATCATTCGTAGCAAAAACAATACTGCCAGATTTCATAATCGAAATTTGGATAACAAATGTATGTAATATAGGGTGCTCTAAAAAACTAATATCATAATTATTGGCAAGTGGGGTAAGTCCATCTATCATTTGAACAAATGCATTGGCATCTTCGATTTTCTCAAATCCATTCCAAGTTCGTACGCCATTATTCTTGTCGAGTTCTTCAATTCCTAAATAAATATCTCCACCACTTGCATTGGCAAAAGAAGAAATACACTCTGACAATTTACTTGGACTAATTCGTCTTCCTTTTAAATCGTTAAAGTGATCTTCGGACATATTAAGTATTTTTTCAATTTCCTTTTCGGCAATAATTGTAGACTTAAAGTTCACGTGTTCTCCTCCAACAGCTGTGAGTATATCGAGTAAAATACTCACAATTTATAAGCTAAATTATTTTTACAAAAATAAGAGTCAGGTAAGCCACAAGGGATCACCTGACTCTCTTTTTGGAGCGGGCGACGAGGCTCGAACTCGCTACCTCCACCTTGGCAAGGTGGCGCTCTACCAGATGAGCTACGCCCGCACAGCAAAAATGATTTTAGCAGACGTTTCTCAATTTGTCAAGACAGATTTTCAATTTCATCCGTTACTTCTTCCGCATTTGCAGACGGAGTCTCCTCTTCCGGCGCAAAGGAGCCGTCCAGCACAAACTCGATCAGCCCCACATCCGTCTCGCTGGGGTAGTAATAGGCGCCCCAGGGCGGGTCCTCCTCACTCAGCCCCTGCTGGGACCGGAGTTCGGAGAGCATCCGCTCCACTGTGGCCTGTTCACCGTTGAAATAGCCGATCCGCACCGCCAGCTCCGTCTTGCCCTCCCGGAGGGCGGCGTTCAAGAGCTCCGGCAGCGCCGTTGGGCTGGTGGCATTGACCACCGACTGAATCTGCTCCGCCGTTCGGCGGTAGCGCACCGACACAGTGATCTCATAGTAGCCCCGCTGGGCCTGGCTTGCGGAGGTGATGTACTCCACCGCGTAGGCGCCCATGGGCGTTTCCTGCTGGACCTCGCTGGAGGCCTGCTCCAGCGCCTCGGACACAGTCATGTCGTCCTCATAGTCATAGAGGCGGATGACAGCGTTTTCCGTGTGCTGTCCCACTAACAGCAGCAGATCGTTCACCAGGTCCTGATAGTTCTCCGCCCGCAGCGTATCGGCCTCACTTTCCCAATACCGGCTGTTGTGAGGCTCCACGGAGCTGAACTCCCGCTCCAGGAGGGAACAGCCGCCAAGCAGCAGGCAAAGTGCCAGCAGCGCCGGCATTCCACGTGTCTTCACGCCTGTCCCTCCCTTGCGTAATCTGTCTTCACCAGCGGATCAATAGCCCAGTTCCTCATCCACCAGCACGACCTCGGTCTCCATGCCGGTCATGGGTTCCCACAGCACCACCAGCGCCCGGCAGATCCGGCCGGGGCCGGCGCAGTCGTAGCACCGGTCGCCCTTGGCGGCGCAGGGGGTCTTGGCCCCCAGGCGCTTGGCGTTTTTCGGCGCGGCGATGTTCCGCGCCCGCCACAGCGCCTCCTCATATGTGGGGGCGATCTTATTCCGCCCCACCACCAGATAGACCTTCTCGTGGCCGAACAACGACCCGGCCACCCGGTTTCCGCTGCCGTCGATGTTAACCAGCTCCCCAGTCTCCGCCAGGCCGTTGACGGAGGTCAGATACACCTGAGTGGTCATGGCCTCCCTGCGCAGCTCCGGCCCGCCCTTCCAGTGCCAGACCACCTCATTGTGGCTGCCCAGGGTCTCGTAAAGGCCCATCTCCTGCAGTGTGACAGACCCGCCGAATCCCACCGTCTTACCGTCGATGGATTGGTTCAGGTAGTCCGCCGCCTCGGCCGCCGTACCAAACCGGCTCACCGCAAAGCCGCGGCTTTTCAGCGCCTTGCTCACTTTGTCAAACATCATGCCATCCCCTTTCTTTTTACAGCAGCTCAAGCTGCTGTTCCTCCTGATCTTCCTCCCGGAGCAGCGCGCCGGCCGCCGGAATCTGGCGCACCCGGTAGCGGCTGTGGTTGACAATAGGGGTCTCCTCCGGCGCAGCCACCCGCTCCAGGCGGTACTTGGGCTTGAGCTTCATCACCGCCACGCCCTGGGTGGAACGGGTGGTCTTGGGCACAAGCAGGGCGGTGGACACCATCAGGGCCCTGGGCTCCGAGGAGTAGAGCACTATCTCGCAGTCCTCCTTCAGCTCCCGGATGGCCACCAGCGGACTCTTGTCGGAGTATGCCCCGGTGAGCTTTCGCCGGTTGGAGGCGGTGCGGTAGGCGCTCAGCTCCACCCGGGCGGCCTTGCCGTTTTCAAAGAAGAACAGCACCTGGCCGGAGTAGTCCCCGGGAAGGCAGGCGTACACCACGCTCTCTCCCTCGTCCATGCCTAACTTGCCGGGCAGGTAGTCGCCCAGGACGCTGGCCTTCGCATCGTCAAACTCGCTCAGGCGGGTCTTGTACACCTGGCATCGGTCGGTGAAGAACATGATCTCCGCGCAGTTGGTGGACTCCATCTGGCGGCTGAGAGCATCACCGTCCTTGAACTTCTGCTCGCTGCTCATGCGGAGCGAAGCGGGAGTGATCTTTTTGAAGTACCCCTCCCGTGAGAGGAAGAGGTTGACGGGATAGTCCTCCACCTCATCCTCCTCCGTGTACTCCTCCACCTCGTCGCCGTAGATCAGGGTGGTCCTGCGGTCCTCGCCATATTTTTTCTCCACCTCGGCAAGCTCGTCGATGATCACCTTTTTCACCCGCTGAGGGCTCCCCAGCAGGTTTTCCAGGTCCTCAATCTCCTCCTGAAGGGCTTCGGTCTCCTTCACCCGCTTGAGGATATACTCCTTGTTAATGTTGCGCAGTTTGATCTCCGCCACATACTCGGCCTGGACCTGGTCAATGCCGAAGCCGATCATCAGATTGGGGATGACCTCGGACTCCTCCTCCGTCTCCCGGATGATTTTGATGGCCTTGTCGATGTCTAACAGGATGCGCCTGAGGCCCTTGAGCAGGTGCAGCTTGTCCTTTTTCCGGTTCAGGACAAAGTATACCCGGCGCCGGACGGACTCGGTGCGCCAGGCCGTCCACTCCTCCAGAATCTCCCGGACCCCAAGGACCTTGGGCTGTCCGGCGATGAGCACGTTGAAGTTGCAGCTGCAGCTGTCGGAGAGCGTGGTCAGCTTGAAGAGCTTGGCCATCAGCTTGTCCGGGTCAACGCCCCGCTTCAGGTCGATGGCCAGCTTCAGTCCGGAGAGGTCCGTCTCATCCCGCATGTCGGCGATTTCCTTGGCCTTGCCCGCCTTGATGAGCTCCGCCACCTTGTCTAAGATCGCCTCCGTGGTGGTGGTATAGGGAATCTCATAGATCTCAATGAGATTCTCCTCTTTGACATAGCGGTACTTGGCCCGGACCCGGACGCCGCCCCGGCCCGTGCGGTAAATCTCCTCCAGGGAGGACGCGCTGTAAATCAGCTCGCCTCCGGTGGGAAAGTCCGGCGCTACCAGGGTGTCGGAGAGGGTGCAATCCGGATTCTTCAGGTAGGCTATGGCGGTCTGGCAGACCTCCCGCAGGTTGAAGCCGCAAAACTGGGAGGCCATGCCCACGGCGATGCCGGAGTTGGCGGACACCAGGATGTTGGGGAAGGTGGTGGGCAGCAGTGCCGGCTCCTTCATGGTGTTGTCGTAGTTGTCCACAAAATCCACCGTATCGGAGTCGATGTCCCGGAAGAGCTCCGCGCAGATAGCGGAGAGCTTTGCCTCCGTATACCGGCTGGCGGCGTAGGACATATCCCGGGAGTAGACCTTGCCGAAGTTGCCCTTGGAATCCACAAAGGGCGCCAGCAGCGCGCCGTAGCCCCTGGAAAGGCGCACCATGGTCTCGTAGATGGCCGCGTCGCCGTGGGGGTTCAATCGCATGGTCTGGCCCACGATGTTGGCGGACTTGGTGCGGCCGCCGGTAAGCAGGCCCATCTTGTACATGGTGTAGAGGAGCTTTCGGTGGGAGGGCTTGAAGCCGTCGATCTCCGGAATGGCCCGGGAGACGATGACGCTCATGGCGTAGGGCATGTAGTTGACCTCCAGGGTGTCGGTGATGGGCTGTTCCACCACCGCCGCCTGGAGTCCCAGCACATTGGGGGGGACCACGGAGGTCTTTTTCGGGGTTTTGTCGTTTTTCTTCATAGACTACCTCTGGATTGAGCCGAACTGCGGTCGCACAGCCGGATTTTTAAATTTACGTATTAGGGTATTATATCATTTTTTCCCGGGAATGACAACAAACGCTGTCGAAGGGCAGCGCTTTTGTCTTCTTTCCCGCCCTTTTCCCTCATGCCGTTTCCGGCAGCAAGGCCCCGCCCGCTTTTGCGGGCGGGGCCTTGCGGAATCATTCCGTGAACAATGCCTTACAGGATGGTCTCCTCCGCGGGCAGGGGCTCCTCGTCGTAGCCATAGGAGTTGATGACATTGGCATCGGCAGGCAGCTTGCCGGGGGTCTGCTGGGTCTCGCTGGTGGACGCCGTGTAGCGAATCTCCAGGTCCATGGTGTTTTTGAGCTTCATCACCAGATTCATGTTGACGCCGGTGGAAGACACCTTGCCGTCGGCGGTGACCAGCATCACAGGGATGAAATAGCCCGCATCCTGGCTCTGCATCTCCACCTTGAAGGTGGCCGCTCCGTCCCGGGCAATGCGCAGGTCCGCGCTGAGCTTGTTAAACTCATTGTAGTAGTCTGCGTCCTCGCCATAGGTCTCCTTTAGGTAGGCCTGATAGTCCTCCATACCGTAGTGGAGCACATCGTAGCCGCCCTCGCCCTGGAAGCAGCCGTCGCCCAACAGCACGGCGGCCT
This window of the Dysosmobacter acutus genome carries:
- a CDS encoding ATP-binding protein; its protein translation is MNFKSTIIAEKEIEKILNMSEDHFNDLKGRRISPSKLSECISSFANASGGDIYLGIEELDKNNGVRTWNGFEKIEDANAFVQMIDGLTPLANNYDISFLEHPILHTFVIQISIMKSGSIVFATNDIPYIRRGAQKLPVDTPEKLRRLELDKGIVQFENEPVAESSITDLTESKIFADFMSAIIPNVEKHTWIQKQKLCKENVPTVAGILLFAEEPQITLPKRSAIKVFRYKTSGIADRDMLATQPLSIEGCAYDQIYSAVRTTKEIIESMKKLGEGFEAIQYPEETLHEIITNAVIHRDYSIATDIQIRIFDNRIEVESPGKLPGHVTVQNILNEQSARNPKIVRIINKFPDPPNKDVGEGLNTAFEAMTKLRLRVPEIFEKDNSVIVIIRHERLASPEEIVMEFMKSNIEINNSKGREITGIKSENAMKRVFWRLRDQGLLEPVPGKRGPAFAWRLKRVK
- a CDS encoding lactate utilization protein, whose amino-acid sequence is MMFDKVSKALKSRGFAVSRFGTAAEAADYLNQSIDGKTVGFGGSVTLQEMGLYETLGSHNEVVWHWKGGPELRREAMTTQVYLTSVNGLAETGELVNIDGSGNRVAGSLFGHEKVYLVVGRNKIAPTYEEALWRARNIAAPKNAKRLGAKTPCAAKGDRCYDCAGPGRICRALVVLWEPMTGMETEVVLVDEELGY
- a CDS encoding DNA gyrase/topoisomerase IV subunit A; its protein translation is MKKNDKTPKKTSVVPPNVLGLQAAVVEQPITDTLEVNYMPYAMSVIVSRAIPEIDGFKPSHRKLLYTMYKMGLLTGGRTKSANIVGQTMRLNPHGDAAIYETMVRLSRGYGALLAPFVDSKGNFGKVYSRDMSYAASRYTEAKLSAICAELFRDIDSDTVDFVDNYDNTMKEPALLPTTFPNILVSANSGIAVGMASQFCGFNLREVCQTAIAYLKNPDCTLSDTLVAPDFPTGGELIYSASSLEEIYRTGRGGVRVRAKYRYVKEENLIEIYEIPYTTTTEAILDKVAELIKAGKAKEIADMRDETDLSGLKLAIDLKRGVDPDKLMAKLFKLTTLSDSCSCNFNVLIAGQPKVLGVREILEEWTAWRTESVRRRVYFVLNRKKDKLHLLKGLRRILLDIDKAIKIIRETEEESEVIPNLMIGFGIDQVQAEYVAEIKLRNINKEYILKRVKETEALQEEIEDLENLLGSPQRVKKVIIDELAEVEKKYGEDRRTTLIYGDEVEEYTEEDEVEDYPVNLFLSREGYFKKITPASLRMSSEQKFKDGDALSRQMESTNCAEIMFFTDRCQVYKTRLSEFDDAKASVLGDYLPGKLGMDEGESVVYACLPGDYSGQVLFFFENGKAARVELSAYRTASNRRKLTGAYSDKSPLVAIRELKEDCEIVLYSSEPRALMVSTALLVPKTTRSTQGVAVMKLKPKYRLERVAAPEETPIVNHSRYRVRQIPAAGALLREEDQEEQQLELL